The Besnoitia besnoiti strain Bb-Ger1 chromosome Unknown contig00031, whole genome shotgun sequence genome window below encodes:
- a CDS encoding uncharacterized protein (encoded by transcript BESB_051050) has protein sequence MSLFIRFELYSSGSRIICTETIATYNVIITIHGLAMIFMFLMPALYGGYGNFFVPIYIWWFGSRFPKN, from the coding sequence atgtctttgtttattcgatttgagttatacagttctggatcgcggatcatttgtacagagacgatagctacttataatgtgataataacgatacatggcctagctatgatctttatgttcttaatgcctgctttgtacggaggatatggtaacttctttgtaccaatatatatttggtggttcggaagtcgttttcccaagaactaa